In one window of Chitinophagales bacterium DNA:
- a CDS encoding magnesium transporter CorA family protein, translating to MIQYFKNIDSQTIEIDKPEVGAWVNLVPPFKDEEFTELSEGLEIPVEFLRDSLDIDERPRYELEDNVKFIVIKTPTENNSFNDSDAFYITIPICIILTHNQIVTVNSFDNGAIKKFLNSFQKRHPDKRNMMVLKIFEKVVQNFMEYLKEINNRRNQYETSLYESNNNEDLLNLMRIQKSLVYFVTALRSNEMLMMKLERTNFLGLTEEEREFLQDLIVDTSQALEMANVYTNILTSSMDAFASIISNNLNNVMKRLTSITIILSLPILVTSIYGMNVDIPYQHSNHAFYIPVILSLLISFVISWYFMKKKWF from the coding sequence ATGATACAGTACTTCAAAAATATCGACAGTCAGACCATCGAGATCGATAAACCCGAAGTGGGTGCATGGGTGAATCTTGTTCCACCTTTTAAAGACGAAGAGTTTACTGAATTGAGTGAGGGATTGGAAATTCCTGTGGAGTTTCTGCGCGACTCCTTAGATATCGACGAGCGCCCCCGCTATGAATTGGAAGACAATGTAAAGTTCATTGTCATTAAAACGCCTACTGAGAATAATTCCTTTAATGATAGTGATGCATTTTATATTACCATCCCTATCTGTATCATCCTGACGCATAATCAAATTGTAACTGTAAATTCTTTTGATAACGGCGCTATTAAAAAATTCCTGAACTCTTTCCAGAAACGCCATCCGGATAAAAGAAACATGATGGTGCTCAAGATCTTTGAGAAAGTGGTACAGAATTTCATGGAGTATTTGAAAGAGATCAATAATCGCCGTAATCAATACGAAACTTCATTGTACGAGAGTAACAACAATGAAGACTTATTGAACCTGATGCGTATTCAGAAGAGTCTGGTGTATTTCGTAACAGCACTTCGTAGCAATGAAATGCTGATGATGAAACTGGAGCGCACCAATTTCTTAGGATTAACCGAAGAAGAAAGAGAGTTTCTGCAGGATTTGATCGTAGATACCAGTCAGGCCTTGGAGATGGCCAATGTATACACGAACATCCTCACAAGTTCCATGGATGCATTTGCCAGCATTATCAGCAATAATCTGAACAATGTGATGAAGCGCCTGACTTCTATCACCATCATTCTTTCTTTACCCATCTTGGTAACCAGTATCTATGGCATGAACGTGGATATACCCTATCAGCATTCCAATCATGCATTTTATATACCGGTAATTCTCTCCCTACTGATTTCTTTTGTAATCAGCTGGTATTTCATGAAAAAGAAATGGTTCTAA
- a CDS encoding NUDIX domain-containing protein: MPLFNVRVYGILVDEQKRVLVSDEFIRGNYITKFPGGGLEFGEGTRDCLKREFMEETGLDVRVGDHLYTTDFFQISAFNNKDQIISIYYFVHPISPITLSTKETPFDFSPEQTANPNGESEVFRWIAWEQLDANALTLPIDKVVAQLLKEKY, encoded by the coding sequence ATGCCACTCTTCAATGTACGTGTGTATGGCATTTTAGTAGACGAACAGAAAAGGGTTCTGGTGAGTGATGAATTCATCCGCGGCAATTATATCACCAAGTTTCCCGGTGGTGGATTAGAATTCGGAGAAGGCACACGCGACTGTTTGAAAAGGGAATTCATGGAAGAGACCGGTTTGGATGTGCGTGTAGGTGATCACTTGTACACCACAGATTTTTTTCAGATCTCTGCTTTCAATAACAAAGACCAGATCATCTCTATTTATTACTTCGTACATCCTATATCACCTATTACCCTCTCGACAAAAGAAACGCCTTTTGATTTTAGTCCTGAGCAAACAGCCAATCCCAATGGCGAATCAGAAGTATTTCGCTGGATTGCATGGGAACAATTAGATGCTAATGCACTTACCTTGCCTATCGACAAAGTAGTAGCACAATTACTCAAAGAGAAATATTAA
- a CDS encoding queuosine precursor transporter, which yields MIHQILKSKSSRLFLILGGFFIANAIVAEFMGVKIFSLERSLGADPVNWNIMGLPFSFNLTTGVLLWPVVFIMTDIINEYYGHKGVRFLSYLAASLITYGFVMLYGAIQLAPADWWQSSREGVGIPDMNNAFAAIFGQGLWIIFGSLTAFLIGQIADVLVFHRIKKITGERWIWMRATGSTLVSQLIDSYIVLFIAFYVGPRVNPGNGLPMSLQQVFSIGTGNYLYKFAMAIALTPVIYLVHAWIENYLGRDLAEKMRRSAMKDSQTEDGFDNIPTAG from the coding sequence ATGATTCATCAAATACTGAAGAGTAAGTCCAGCAGGTTATTCCTAATCCTTGGCGGCTTTTTTATTGCCAATGCCATCGTAGCCGAATTCATGGGGGTGAAGATTTTTTCACTGGAGCGAAGTCTTGGGGCTGATCCGGTGAATTGGAATATTATGGGGCTGCCTTTTTCCTTCAACCTCACAACTGGTGTATTGCTCTGGCCTGTTGTTTTCATCATGACGGATATAATCAATGAATATTATGGGCATAAAGGCGTGCGCTTTCTCAGTTATCTCGCCGCTTCACTCATTACCTATGGCTTTGTGATGTTATACGGCGCTATTCAACTGGCACCGGCCGATTGGTGGCAAAGCAGCAGGGAAGGTGTGGGCATTCCGGATATGAACAATGCTTTTGCAGCCATCTTTGGGCAGGGCTTGTGGATCATCTTTGGTTCTTTGACAGCTTTTTTGATTGGGCAAATAGCCGATGTTCTGGTGTTCCATAGAATCAAGAAAATTACCGGCGAGCGTTGGATATGGATGCGAGCAACGGGTTCTACATTGGTGTCGCAATTAATCGATAGCTATATCGTCTTATTCATTGCTTTTTATGTAGGCCCAAGGGTGAATCCCGGTAACGGTTTACCTATGTCATTGCAACAAGTTTTTTCTATTGGTACCGGAAACTATCTCTACAAGTTTGCCATGGCTATTGCATTAACACCGGTGATTTATTTGGTGCATGCATGGATTGAAAATTATCTAGGGCGTGATTTGGCTGAGAAAATGCGTCGTTCTGCTATGAAGGATAGCCAAACTGAAGATGGTTTCGACAATATTCCTACGGCGGGTTAA